GAATATCGGCGATCCGGCGCGCCACCAGCGACTGGTCGGTGATGGTCCCGGCCCGCACCACGCAGTCGACGCCGTCGCCGGCCAGGTCCGCCAGCCGGTCGGAGACGCCGAGATCGATCTGGATATCCGGATAGCGGGCATGGAAATCCGGTAGCGCCGGCACGATGACCAGCGAGGCGACCACCGTGCCGACATCGACGCGCAGCCGCCCCTGCAGGCTCGCATGCGAGAGGGTCATGCTGGCGTCGAGTTCGTCGACCTCGGCGAGAATGCGCACCACCCGCTCGTAATAGGCCGCGCCGTCGGGCGTCACCGTCACGCGCCGTGTCGTGCGATTGAGCAGCTTGGTCTGGACATGGCTCTCCAGCGACTGGACGAGCTTGGTGAGGGTCGGTTTCGGCGTATTCAGCGCATCCGAGGCGCGGGTGAAATTGCCGGTCTCGACGACCCGGACGAAGGCCCGCATGGCCGCGAGCTGATCCATTCTCGTACTTCCCTGCATGCGCCGACGACCGGCCATTTCGCGCGCTTGCGAAGGCCGGCAGCAGCCAGTGAGATTGTCGGGCTATTATTCACCCCTGGAAACAATGAAATTAATTTAGGCCTATTTATTGGACCCGCAAGCGGGCCCATTTGTTTGTCACCACGACAGGACGATGCCCGGGCTGAATGGCCTCGCCGCCCTGTTTGAAGGTGAGGCTTGGGTCCCATGACCGTCACGACAACCGACCACATCATCGAGACCGGCACGCCGGAACGGGTGCGGGCGCGCGTCTATCGCAACGATGCCGCCCTGCGCGCAGCGCCCCTGGTGCTGCACCTGCACGGTGGCGCCTTCGTCAACGGCTCGCTGGAGGAAGGGGCCCCGATCGCCGGGCTGCTCGCCGAGGCAGGCGCGGTTGTGGTCTCGATCGAATATCCGCTCGCTCCGCTGAAGACCTTCCCAGGACCGCTGCAGAGCGCGTACCAGTCGCTCGCCCATGTCTACAAGAACCGCACCGTCTTCGCCGGCAAGGCCTCACCGCTCTATGTGGCGGGCGAAGAGGCTGGCGGCAATCTGGCGGCTGCGCTGGCCCTGATGGCGCGCGACCAGCAGACCCCGCCGCTCGCCGGCCAGATCCTGCTCTCGCCCATGGTCGATGCGTGCCTTGCCACCCGCTCGATCCGCGAGGCCGAGGCAGGTCCGGTCGGGTGCCGCTGGGCCGATGGCTGGCACAGCTATCTCGGCTCGGCGGACAAGGCCTCGCACCCCTATGCGGCCCCGGGCGGCGCCACCCGCCTCGGCGACGTGCCTCCCGCCCTGGTCCTGACCGCCGAGGACGATCCGATGCGCGACGAAAGCCTGCGCTACGCGGATCAGCTCGAACATTGCGGCGTCGCGGTCACCCGCGAGGTCCTCGCCGGCCCCACCGGCTGGCCCTGTATCCTGTGCGGCTGCGGCAATCTCAGCGCGCCCTGGGTCGAGGAGACTCGCCGCCAGTTCGCGTCCTTCTTCGCCGAAACCGCCGGCCGGCGGATGGCAACCCCTTCCCTCCAGCCCGTCCGGGCCTGACGGGCGGCGGCGCGCGTTTCCCTCCAGCGCGCGCCGCGGCCCCGAAGGCCCGGCGGTTTTTTCCTGACCCACCGTGTCGAAAGCGCTCCTTTCGAGACGATGAACCTTTGTCTCCTGCACGCCCCCTTTTGCATTCCGGAGCACATTCCCGTGACCGCCGATCCGTCCCATCAGAACCCATCCGCTCTGCCCGCCGCCACGGTTGCCGCCGATGCGGCGCCCACCGAACACCAGCCGCGTCGCGCAGGCCTTGCCGGCAAGATCGTCGCCGGCCTCCTCGTCGCGACCGCGCTCGCCGCCGGCGTTGCCGTCTTCGGCGGACCCGGCGAGAAGGCGCGCGCCGACAATCCCGCCGCCGCCGCGCCGCCGGCCCTGCCCGTATCGGTCGCGACCGTCGAGCCGCGCGATGCCATCGCCTGGGACGAATTCTCCGGCCGCCTCGAAGCCATCGAACGGGTCGACGTCCGCTCCCGCGTCGCCGGCTCGGTCCAGTCGGTGCACTTCCGCGAAGGCGCGCTCGTCAAGCAGGGCGATCTTCTCGTGACCATCGATCCGGCGCCCTATGCGGCCGAGGTCGAAAGGGCCGAGGCGCAGGTCGCTGCCGCCGAGGCGCGCGTCGCACTGGCCCGCACCGAGCTCGCGCGCGGCCGGCAGCTGGTCGATTCGCGCGTCGTTTCCGTCCGCGATCTCGACCAGCGCACCAACGCCTTCCGCGAAGGCGAGGCCAATCTGCGTGCGGCCCAGGCGGCGCTGCAGTCGGCCCGCCTCAATCTCGGCTATACGGAAGTGCGCGCGCCCGTCGCCGGGCGCGTCGGCCGGCTCGAAGTGACCGTCGGCAATCTCGTACCGGCAGGCCCCGGCGCGCCGGTGCTGACCACCCTCGTATCGGTCAATCCGATCTATGCCAGCTTCAACGCCGACGAGCAGGCGGTGGCCCGCGCGCTCAATTCGCTTGGCGCCGGCAGCAATGTCACCGCCGAGCTCGGCCGGATCCCGGTGGAGATGCTGACCGCAACGCGCGGCAGCGAGCGGGTGCGCGGCACGCTGCAGCTCGTCGACAACCAGGTCGACGCGCGCACCGGCACGGTGCGCATGCGCGCCGTCTTCGACAATCCCGACGGCACGCTGATGCCGGGCCAGTTCGCCCGGCTGCGCATGGGCCAGGCCCGCGCCGAGCCAGCCTTGCTGATCACCGACCGGGCCGTCGGCACCGACCAGGACAAGAAGTTCGTCATGGTGGTCGGCGACGACGGCAAGGCAACCTATCGCGCGGTGGTGCTGGGTGCGGCCAATGACGGGCTGAGGGTGGTCACGAGCGGCCTGCAGCCCGGCGAACGCATCATCGTCAACGGCCTGCAGCGCGTGCGCCCCGGTGACCGCGTAGTGGCCCAGCCCGTGCCGATGGACCTGCGCAACACCGCCGAGGCCCGCGTGACGGCGGCCGCACCCCAGAATTGAACGGACGGCCGCCCGGCGCCCGCCGCGGCGGCCCTTTTCCCCCTTCCAGACAAAACCTGCCATCCCCTCGCGGGAGGACGTGATGAATCTGTCCAAATTTTTCGTCGATCGCCCGATTTTCGCGGGCGTTCTGTCGGTCCTGATCTTCCTTGCCGGCCTCCTTGCCCTGCGCGTCATGCCGATCTCGGAATATCCCGAAGTGGCGCCGCCCTCGGTCGTCGTGCGCGCGCAATATCCCGGCGCCAATCCGCGGGTCATCGCGGAAACGGTGGCGACGCCCATCGAGGAGGCCATCAACGGCGTCGAGGGCATGCTCTACATGTCGAGCCAGGCGACCACCGACGGCCTGATGACGCTGACCGTCACCTTCCGGCTCGGCATGGACCCGGACAAGGCCCAGCAGCTCGTGCAGAACCGCGTCTCGCAGGCCGAGCCGCGCCTGCCGGAAGAGGTGCGCCGGCTCGGCGTCACCACGGTCAAGAGCTCGCCCGACCTCACCATGGTCGTGCACCTCCTGTCGCCGAACGACCGCTACGACATGACCTATCTGCGCAACTACGCCATCCTCAACGTCAAGGACCGGCTGGCGCGCATCAACGGCGTCGGCCAGATCCAGCTGTTCGGCGCGGGCGACTATTCCATGCGCGTCTGGCTCGATCCGCAGAAGGTCGCCGAGCGCGGCCTTTCGGCGAGCGACGTGGTGCGCGAGATCCGCGCCCAGAACGTCCAGGCCGCGGCCGGCGTCGTCGGCGCCTCGCCCGGCCTGCCGGGCCTCGACCTGCAGCTCTCGGTGAACGCCCAGGGGCGCCTGCAGACGGAGGAGCAGTTCGGCGACATCGTCGTCAGGACCGGCGCGAACGGCGACGTGACGCGGCTGCGCGACATTGCCCGCCTCGAGCTCGGTGCCTCCGAATATGCCCTGCGCTCGCTGCTCGACAACAAGGCCGCGGTAGCGGTGGCGGTGTTCCAGTCGCCCGGCTCGAACGCCCTGCAGATCTCCGACCAGGTGCGCGCCACCATGGCCGAGCTGAAGGGCTACATGCCCGACGGTGTCGACTACCGCATCGTCTATGACCCGACCCAGTTCGTCCGCGCCTCGATCGACGCCGTCGTGCACACCCTGCTCGAGGCGGTGCTGCTGGTGGTGCTGGTGGTGATCCTGTTCCTGCAGACCTGGCGGGCCTCGATCATCCCGCTGATCGCCGTGCCGGTCTCGATCGTCGGTACCTTCGCGGTGATGTATGTCTTCGGCTTCTCGATCAACGCGCTGACCTTGTTCGGCCTGGTCCTGGCCATCGGCATCGTCGTCGACGACGCCATTGTCGTGGTCGAGAATGTCGAGCGCAACATCGAGGAAGGGCACGATCCGCGTGAGGCGACCTATCGGGCCATGCGCGAAGTGTCCGGCCCGATCATCGCCATCGCGCTGGTGCTGGTCGCCGTCTTCGTGCCGCTCGCCTTCATCACCGGCCTCACCGGCCAGTTCTACAAGCAGTTCGCGCTGACCATCGCGATCTCGACCGTCATCTCGGCGGTCAACTCGCTGACCTTGTCGCCGGCGCTCGCCGCGCTCCTCCTGAAGGGCCACGACGCGCCGAAGGACCGGCTGACCCGCGCGCTCGAATTCCTGTTCGGCTGGCTGTTCCGCGGCTTCAACCGCGCCTTTGCCCGCGGCTCGAACGCCTACAGCGCCTCGGTCGGCCGGATCATCTCGCGCAAGGCGCTGATGATGGGCCTCTATGTCGTGCTGGTCGGCGCCACTTTCGGCCTGTTCCGTGCCGTGCCCGGCGGTTTCGTGCCGGGCCAGGACAAGCAGTATCTCGTCGGCTTCGCGCAGCTCCCCGACGGCGCCACCCTCGACCGGACGGAAGAGGTGATCCGCCGGATGAGCGAGATCGCCCTGAAGCAGCCCGGCGTCGAAAGCGCCGTCGCCTTTCCGGGCCTCTCGATCAACGGTTTCACCAACTCGTCGAATTCCGGCATCGTCTTCGTGACGCTGAAGCCCTTCGCCGAGCGCCGTGCGCCGGAACTCTCGGGCAATGCGGTCGCCGGCGCGCTGAACCAGAAGTTCGCCGCGATCCAGGAGGCCTTCATCGCCATGTTCCCGCCGCCGCCGGTGGCCGGCCTCGGCACGATCGGCGGCTTCAAGCTGCAGATCGAGGACCGCGCCGGTCTCGGTTATGCCGCGCTCGACGAGGCGACCAAGGCTTTCCTCGCCCGCGCCGCGCGCGCGCCGGAGCTCGCGGGCCTGTTCTCCAGCTTCCAGATCAACGTGCCGCAGCTCTATGCCGATATCGACCGGACCAAGGTTCGCCAGCTCGGCGTGACCCTGACCGACGTTTTCGACACGATGCAGATCTATCTCGGCTCGCTCTACGTCAACGACTTCAACCGCTTCGGCCGCACCTATTCGGTGCGTGTCCAGGCCGACGCGCCGTTCCGCGCCCGCGCCGAGGACATCGGCCAGTTGCAGGTGCGCTCGGGCAGCGGCCAGATGGTGCCGCTCGCCGCGCTGATGAACGTCAATGCCAGCGCCGGACCGGAACGGGCCATGCGCTACAACGGCTTCCTGACCGCCGACGTCAATGGCGGCGCAGCGCCGGGCTACTCCACGGGCGAAGCCCAGGCGGCGGTCGAGCGCATTGCCAAGGAGACGCTGCCGCGCGGCATCGCGTTCGAATGGACCGACCTCACCTATCAGGAGATCCTCGCCGGCAATTCCTCGCTCGTCGTCTTCCCGCTCGCCATCCTCCTCGTCTTCCTCGTG
This portion of the bacterium YEK0313 genome encodes:
- the nlhH_3 gene encoding Carboxylesterase NlhH translates to MTVTTTDHIIETGTPERVRARVYRNDAALRAAPLVLHLHGGAFVNGSLEEGAPIAGLLAEAGAVVVSIEYPLAPLKTFPGPLQSAYQSLAHVYKNRTVFAGKASPLYVAGEEAGGNLAAALALMARDQQTPPLAGQILLSPMVDACLATRSIREAEAGPVGCRWADGWHSYLGSADKASHPYAAPGGATRLGDVPPALVLTAEDDPMRDESLRYADQLEHCGVAVTREVLAGPTGWPCILCGCGNLSAPWVEETRRQFASFFAETAGRRMATPSLQPVRA
- the bepE_3 gene encoding Efflux pump membrane transporter BepE encodes the protein MNLSKFFVDRPIFAGVLSVLIFLAGLLALRVMPISEYPEVAPPSVVVRAQYPGANPRVIAETVATPIEEAINGVEGMLYMSSQATTDGLMTLTVTFRLGMDPDKAQQLVQNRVSQAEPRLPEEVRRLGVTTVKSSPDLTMVVHLLSPNDRYDMTYLRNYAILNVKDRLARINGVGQIQLFGAGDYSMRVWLDPQKVAERGLSASDVVREIRAQNVQAAAGVVGASPGLPGLDLQLSVNAQGRLQTEEQFGDIVVRTGANGDVTRLRDIARLELGASEYALRSLLDNKAAVAVAVFQSPGSNALQISDQVRATMAELKGYMPDGVDYRIVYDPTQFVRASIDAVVHTLLEAVLLVVLVVILFLQTWRASIIPLIAVPVSIVGTFAVMYVFGFSINALTLFGLVLAIGIVVDDAIVVVENVERNIEEGHDPREATYRAMREVSGPIIAIALVLVAVFVPLAFITGLTGQFYKQFALTIAISTVISAVNSLTLSPALAALLLKGHDAPKDRLTRALEFLFGWLFRGFNRAFARGSNAYSASVGRIISRKALMMGLYVVLVGATFGLFRAVPGGFVPGQDKQYLVGFAQLPDGATLDRTEEVIRRMSEIALKQPGVESAVAFPGLSINGFTNSSNSGIVFVTLKPFAERRAPELSGNAVAGALNQKFAAIQEAFIAMFPPPPVAGLGTIGGFKLQIEDRAGLGYAALDEATKAFLARAARAPELAGLFSSFQINVPQLYADIDRTKVRQLGVTLTDVFDTMQIYLGSLYVNDFNRFGRTYSVRVQADAPFRARAEDIGQLQVRSGSGQMVPLAALMNVNASAGPERAMRYNGFLTADVNGGAAPGYSTGEAQAAVERIAKETLPRGIAFEWTDLTYQEILAGNSSLVVFPLAILLVFLVLAAQYESLTLPLSIIMIVPMGLLAAMTGVWLSNGDNNVFTQIGLIVLVGLSAKNAILIVEFARELEFAGRTPVQAAIEASRLRLRPILMTSLAFIMGVLPLVTSTGAGAEMRHAMGVAVFAGMLGVTLFGLFLTPVFYVLLRRLAGNRRLKHHGEVPAAAPVKMPADAHA
- the bepF gene encoding Efflux pump periplasmic linker BepF — protein: MNLCLLHAPFCIPEHIPVTADPSHQNPSALPAATVAADAAPTEHQPRRAGLAGKIVAGLLVATALAAGVAVFGGPGEKARADNPAAAAPPALPVSVATVEPRDAIAWDEFSGRLEAIERVDVRSRVAGSVQSVHFREGALVKQGDLLVTIDPAPYAAEVERAEAQVAAAEARVALARTELARGRQLVDSRVVSVRDLDQRTNAFREGEANLRAAQAALQSARLNLGYTEVRAPVAGRVGRLEVTVGNLVPAGPGAPVLTTLVSVNPIYASFNADEQAVARALNSLGAGSNVTAELGRIPVEMLTATRGSERVRGTLQLVDNQVDARTGTVRMRAVFDNPDGTLMPGQFARLRMGQARAEPALLITDRAVGTDQDKKFVMVVGDDGKATYRAVVLGAANDGLRVVTSGLQPGERIIVNGLQRVRPGDRVVAQPVPMDLRNTAEARVTAAAPQN
- the dmlR_20 gene encoding HTH-type transcriptional regulator DmlR yields the protein MDQLAAMRAFVRVVETGNFTRASDALNTPKPTLTKLVQSLESHVQTKLLNRTTRRVTVTPDGAAYYERVVRILAEVDELDASMTLSHASLQGRLRVDVGTVVASLVIVPALPDFHARYPDIQIDLGVSDRLADLAGDGVDCVVRAGTITDQSLVARRIADIHLITCAAPSYLERRGEPKHPLELETDHHVVGFTQQRTGRVRSYDFLRGNDTLEITPRYAVAVNDGNAFLAAALAGLGIAQVPGFMACPYLTDGQLKQVLPDWTSRPFPMHVVYPPNRHLSNKLRVFVDWVAALFAADQRFRRR